Part of the Acidobacteriota bacterium genome is shown below.
ACGTCGCGGTCTACGCCGTGGATCTGATCCCCACTAGTGCGCCCGGTGGGTTGCGCGGGCGGGTGCTCAACAATTCTCTGAGCTACCTGGCTACGGAAACCGGGGGCGAGTACTTCTATAACTTCGTCAACTTCCGGACGCCGTTGGAGAACATGGCGGAGGAGACCAGCGGGTACTACCTCCTGACCTACCGTAGCGCCCACCCCGCCGGGGAAGAGGGGTACCAGGAGGTGACGGTGCAGACCGTCGACCGCAGTCTCGATGTGCGCACACGGAGCGGCTATCTGTGGGGTGAGTGACGGCTCTTGGGTCCCAGGACATAGCTTCTCGGCCATGGATTCCAGAAGGGGGGACCCAAGTGTTGATGGGAAGAGCCTATGGAGTGGGCCGGGCGGTGGCTCGAGCCTGGTCGGGCGTCCGTAGCGGGTGCTCGGGAGAGCAGGATGACCAGAAGGGGGGACCCAAGTGTTGGCTGCGAGCAGGAGGGGGTACCCAAGTGTTGGAGGTTAGAGGCCGTTGACACCTTCGGCGGGGGTTTGCTACCCTTCCCTGCCTTGGCGCGGCACCGCGCCGAGGGTTCGTTTGACAACGGAACGCTTCGTCTTGGCCGTTGCCGGAGGCCCGTAGCTCAGCTGGTTAGAGCGCTACGTTGACATCGTAGAGGTCAGCGGTTCGAGTCCGCTCGGGCCTACCAATTCGCTGCCGAGACGATCCGAGACGAACCCGTGATGGGAGTTCTAGGCGCTTAGCTCAGCTGGTTAGAGCGCTACCTTCACACGGTAGAGGTCAGCGGTTCGAGTCCGCTAGCGCCTACCAGATCTCCTGCCTGCACCTCTCGGTGCCCGACGCCGATCCAGCGTCCGCTTTCCCGCCCGCCGATCCAGCACCGCTCAATCTCTATCGAGGCCCAGACCATGACGACCGCGAGCGCCACCGGCTCCATCGACCTCACCCTTCCCAATGGCGATGTGCGGACGGTGGGTCGGGGGACGACTCCGCTGGAGGTGGCTACCGCGATCGGACCCGGGCTCGCCAAGGCCGCCATCGGAGCCGAGCTCGACGGCCAGGCCGTCGACTTGCGCCAGCCGCTGGAGGAATCCGGCCCCTTCCGCCTCTTTACCTCGCGGGACGAGGAGTCCGGAGCGTTCATTCGCCACTCGGCGGAGCACGTGCTGGCGGATGCGGTCAAGCGGCTGTGGCCGGAGGTGGAGATCGACGTCGGCCGCGTCGATCACTCGGAGAAATTCCAATACGACTTCCGCTTTCCCCGGGCCTTCACGCCGGAGGATCTGGAGCGCATCGAGGAGAAGATGCGCGAGATCCTCAAGGAGAACGCCACCTTCCAGCGCCGGGAGGTGAGCCGGGAGGAGGCCCGCCAGCTCTTCGAGGAGATGGGGGAGCACCTGAAGGTGGAGCGTCTGGCGGACATCCCCGAGGACGCCACCATCACCGTCTATCAGCACGGTGAGTTTCTCGACCTGTGCCGCGGTCCCCACGTGCAGAAGGTGAGTCAGATCGGCGCGGTCAAGTTGCTGGAGGCTTCCGGCGTCTATTACCGCGGCGACGAGGCCAACGAGATGCTGCAGCGCATCTACGGCACCGCCTTCGGCAGCAAGAAGGAGATGGCGGAGTACCTGGAGCGGGTGGAGGAGGCCAAGGCCCGGGATCACCGCCGGCTGGGTCAGGAGCTGGATCTCTTCAGCTTCAACCCCATGGCGCCGGCGACGCCGTTCTTTCATCCCCGGGGCACGGTGCTCTACAACCAGCTGGTGGACCTGGTGCGGGACACCTACGAGGTCAACGGCTACGGCGAGGTGGTGACGCCGCAGATTCTCGACGTCGAGCTGTGGAAGACCTCCGGGCATTACGACAACTACCGCGAGAATATGTACTTCACCGAGGTGGACGAGCGGCAGTACGCGGTCAAGCCGATGAACTGCCCGACCCACTGCCTGATCTACGGCACCCGCCTGCGCTCCTACCGCGATCTGCCGGTGCGCTACGCCGACTTTGGGCGTCTGCACCGCTATGAGCGCAGCGGCGTCACCTCGGGGCTGCTGCGGGTGCGCTCCTTCTGTCAGGACGATGCCCACGTCTTCTGCACCGAGGAGCAGATTCAGGAAGAAGTGACGGCGGTGGTGGAGCAGATCCTGGCCATCTACCGTGCCCTCAGCTTCGATGACGTGATCATCGAGGTCTCGACCCGGCCGGAGAAGGCCATCGGCGAGAAGGCGACCTGGGACCACGCTGAAAGCGCCCTCAAGGGAGCGCTGGAAAGTCTGAACATCGACTATGTGGTCAACGAAGGCGATGGTGCCTTCTATGGCCCGAAGATCGACTTCCAGGTCCACGACGCCATCGGCCGCTCGTGGCAGCTGGGTACGGTGCAGTTGGATTATCAGCTGCCGGAGCGCTTCGAGCTGGAGTATGTCGGCGCCGACGGCGAGACCCACCGGCCGGTGATGATCCATCGCGCCATGCTCGGCTCCCTGGAGCGCTTCATCGGCGTGCTCATCGAGCACACCGTCGGTGCCTTCCCGCTGTGGCTGGCGCCGGTGCAGGCGGTGATCTTGCCGGTGTCGGAGAAATTCCTCGACTACGGCGCCGAGGTGCGCGACCAGCTGCGGGCCGCCGGCCTGCGGGCGGAGCTCGACGAGCGCAACGAGAAGCTGGGCTTCAAGATCCGCGAGGCCCAGCTCCTCAAGGTGCCCTACATGCTGGTGGTGGGCGCCCGGGAGCAGGAGGCCGGTGAGGTCGCGGTGCGCCCCCGTAGCGGCGACGACCTGGGGGCGATGAAGGTGTTAGAGCTCGTCGAGCGGGCTCGGGGCCTGGTGGCTGAGCGCAGTCAGGGGCTTTAATAGATAGCCGGCGCGGGCCGGCCTGTGTATAATCAGCGATTCGTGCGGTCGGCCGCTGTCGATCGCCTGCGAACAGCATCGAAAAGCAGCCAGCTGAGACGATTCGCCGCAGTCTGCTGAAGTCGATTCTCCTGGATTCGATTTCGGACAGTAGACTTCCGGCAAGCACGACTCGCGGCGTTTAAGAAGGAGACGGCCGATGCCGAAGAGAAAGACTCACCGCGGAGCCGCCAAGCGGTTCAAGCTGTCGGCGAAGGGCAAGGTCATGCGCAACCACTCCATGCGCAGCCACATCCTCACCAAGAAATCCACCAAACGGAAGCGCAAGCTGCGCCGGAACACCGAGGTGGAGGGCAAGTTTGCCGACAACATCAAGGAGATGATCCACACTTGACGACCGCCGGGTTCCTCCTCTCCGAGGAGCCGGGGCATCGCGGGTAGATCGTCTGCGTCCGAAGATTTCCGGGGCGGAGGCTGGGACGAACCTGTCCACCAAAGCCTTGAATACCGGCTACCCTGCCGGACACCATTTTTTAGGAAACGAGGTTCGAGAACATGGCACGCGTCAAGCGAGGCAATAAGAGATCGCGCAAGCGCAAGCGCGTACTGAAGCTAGCCAAGGGCTACTACGGTAACAAGAGCAAGAACTATCGCATCGCCAAGCAGGCGGTGGACCGGGCGCTATCCTTCGCCTATCGGGACCGCCGCCAGCGCAAGCGGGTCATGCGCAGTCTGTGGGTGGTGCGCATCAACGCCGCCGCCCGCCTGAACGGCCTTTCCTACAGCCGGCTCATCAACGGCTTGAAGCTCGCCGGCTGCGAGATCAACCGCAAGATCATGGCGGACCTGGCGGTGCGCGACGCCGCTGCCTTCGGCGAGCTCGCCGGAGTCGCCAAGCAGGCGCTGGAGCAGCGGTCGGCGGCGGCGGAGGGCTGAGGCCTTGGCCGGCGGCGACCAACTCGCCGAGCTCACCGAACAGTTCGATTCCCAGGCTTCGTCGGTCGCCGACCGGGAGGCCTGGGAATCGCTGCGTTTAGAGTGGGTCGGAAAGAAGCAGGGGCGGCTACGCTCCCTCATGGGCCGGATGAAGGATCTGGCGCCGGAAGAGCGCCGGGACTACGGCCAGGGGGTCAACCGTCTCAAGCAGCACGTGGAGGCGCGGCTCGAGGAGCTCGACGAGGAGCTCCGCCAGCGGGAGCTGGAGCGCGAGCTGAGCGCTGCGGCGGTGGACGTCACCCTGCCCGGGCGGCGTACCACTTTGGGCACCCTCCACCCCGTCAGCCTGGTGGCCCAGGAGATGGAGGAGATTTTTGCCGAGCTCGGCTACAGCGTTGCCGAGGGGCCGGAGATCGAGGACGATTTCCACAATTTCGAGGCGCTCAATTTTCCCCACGATCACCCCGCCCGGGACACCCAGGACACCCTCTTCCTGGACGGGCAGTACGGTGATCCCAAAGCGCGGGGTGGTGCCGGCCGGTTGCTGCGCACCCACACCTCGCCGGTACAGATTCGCACCATGCTGTCGCGCAAGCCGCCGATCCGGGTGATCTGCCCGGGGCGGGTCTTCCGCCACGACAACGACCTGCGTCATTCCCCCATGTTCCATCAGGTGGAATGCCTGGCGGTGGACGAGGGGATCACCATCGGGGACCTCAAGGGCACCCTGGAGGCCTTCATCCAGCGGTTGTTCTCGGCGGATACCGGCGTGCGCCTGCGCCCCAGCTTCTTTCCCTTCACCGAGCCCTCGGCGGAGGTGGACATCACCTGCCCGTTCTGCGAGGGCAGTGGTTGCCAGGTGTGCTCTCAGACCGGCTGGATGGAGATCTTGGGCTCCGGCATGGTGGACCCGCGGGTGCTCTCGGCCTGCGGCATCGATCCGGAGCGCTACTCCGGTTTCGCCTTCGGCCTGGGTATCGACCGGGTGGCGATGATCCGCTACGGCATCCCCAACATTCGCATGCTCTTCGACAACGACCTGCGCCTGCTGCAGCAGATTCGCGGGTAGGCGGTACGCAGCGATGAAGTTATCCCGCGATTGGATCGCGAGCTATGTCGACTTGCCCTCGTCGGTGGAGGAGGTGGCGGATCGTCTGACCGCCGCCGGCCACGCCGTGGAGGGCATCGAGGAGGTCCCCGGCGTCGAGTCGCCCTCATCCGAGTCCACGGACTGGGTCCTCGACATCGACATCACCACCAACCGGCCGGATTGCATGAACCACTTCGGCATGGCCCGGGAGCTGTCGGTGCTCTTCGACCGGCCTTTGGAGCTCCCGCCGGCGGATTTTGACCCGTCGGGTGATGAGGCCGCAGAGGATGTGGTCAGCATCCACATCGACGCGCCGGATTTATGCCACCGGTTCGCCGCCCGAGTGGTGCGGGGAGTCAAGATCGGGCCGAGCCCGAACTGGCTCCAGCGGCGTCTGGAGGCCATCGGCCTGCGCCCCATCAACAATGTGGTGGACATCACCAACTTCGTGCTTTGGGAGCTGGGGCAGCCGCTCCACGCCTACGATCTGGCGAAGCTTCAGGGGGCGACGGTTCGGGCTCGAGAGGCTCGCGCCGGCGAGACCCTCACCACCCTCGACGGCGAGAAGCGCAAGCTCGAGGCGGGGATGTTGGTGATCGCCGACGCCGAGGAGGCCATCGGCCTCGGCGGCGTCATGGGCGGGCTCGACAGCGAGGTTACCGAGGAGACGGTGGACGTGCTGCTGGAAGGAGCTTTCTTCGACCCGGTGAGCGTGCGCCGCACCTCCGGCGCCCTGGGCATGCACACCGACGCCAGCCACCGTTTCGAGCGCGGCGCCGACATCGGCATGCCGCCGCGGGCGGTGGATCGGGCGGCGGCGCTGGTGGCGGGGCTCGCCGGTGGCACGGTGCTTCCGGGGGCCATCGACGTCTTCCCGAACCGCCCCGAGTCCCAGGTCATCGATCTCCACCTCCGGCGGCTCAACCGCTTCGCCGGCGTCGAGCTCGCCGCCGAGGACGTGGAGCGTTGGCTCACCGGTCTCGGCTTCGACCTCGAGGCGTTTCCCAGCGACGACGACTTGGCGGCGTGGCGGGTCACCGTGCCCACCTGGCGCCGCCGGGACGTGGAGCTGCCGGCAGACCTCTACGAAGAGGTGGTGCGGGTTTACGGCTACGACAATATTCCGGCGACCCTGCCGGCCATCCACGGCGCCGACGGCCATACCTCCGACGCCCACCGCCGGGGCTGGGCGCTGCGCCGGCGGCTGGCCGCCTGCGGCTTCAACGAGGCCATCACCTTCGCCTTCCATGGCGCCGAGGAGGATGCCCTGCTGCCCGGGCTGCTGGCGGAGCACCCGGCGCTGGAGCTGGCCAATCCCCTCTCCGAGCTGTATCGGGTGATGCGCCGGTCGTTGCTGCCCAACCTGCTGGCCAGCGCGCGCTTCAATCAGCGCCGCGGCGCCGCGGCGGTGCAGCTCTTCGAGATCGGTCACGTCTTCGCCCGCGCCCAGCACTCCGACGGGGCCGATGGCGAGGAGCCCATCGTCGAGTTCGAGACCGTGGCCCTGGTGGCCGGCGGCGAGGTGGGCGGTCCCTGGGACCGCAGCCGGGAGCTCGACTTCTTTGACCTCAAGGGGGTGGTGGAGCAGCTGTCGGTGGATGTGGAGCAGTCCCTGGAGGCGCGGCCGGCTCAGCTCTCTGGCCTGGCGCCGGGAACCACCGCGGAGCTCTGGGCCGGGGACCGGCGGGCGGGCTATCTCGGCCTGGTGCTGGGGGACGACGACGTCTACCCCCTCTTCGCCGCCGAGCTTCGTACCGATCTGCTGGCGGCGCGGCCCCAGCCCATCATCGAGGTCCCCTCGCGCTTTCCCGGAGTGCGGGCGGACCTCACCCTGACCCATTCTGTGGACATTCCCTGGGCCGACCTCGCGGCGGCCATTCGCGCCGCGGCGCCGGAGCATCTGGTGGATTTCGGTCTCCAGGACCGCTACCAGGGCGAAGGCGTACCCGACGGGGCGGTGAACACCACCATCTACTTCCTGTACAGCTCCGTCGAGGGCACCCTCACCCAGGAAGAGGTCAACGAGCGCCAGGGCGGCCTGGCGCAGGAGCTGGAGCGGCGCTTCAGCTGGAAGGGTTGAGAGCATGGATCTGGACTGGCTCAGTGGACTGGAAGATCGCATCCATCAGGCCACCGAGGAATTGCGCCGGCTGCGGCAGGAGAATAGCCGCCTGAACGCCCGGGTGGAGGAGCTGGAGGCGGAGCTCGAGGACGCCGGCGGTGACTCTGGAGCGGAAGCCTGGCGCCAGGAACGGGACGAGATCCGCCAGCGGGTGGAGCGGCTTGCGGAGGGGCTGGAAGAGCTCCTGGAAGACGACGACGCCGACGAGGACGAGAGCGCCGAGGACGACGACGACTGACCCGGACGGGGTCCGTCGGTGTGCTATAGTCCTCCCGTTAAGTCCTTGTGAGGACGACGGTTCCGTGAGCGTTGAAGCCGCGGAATTTCCGAGGGGACGAGAGATTCGCGAGCATGCCGGCAAAGGGCACTACGACCGCCGTAGAGATCTTTGGCTCGGTCTACTATGTTCGCGGTGACAACGACAGCGATTCCCTCAGAGAGCTCGCCGGCATCGTTGATCGCCAGATGCGGCAGATCGCCGAGCAGGTGGCGACGGTGGACACCGCGAAGATAGCCATCCTGACGGCTCTCAACCTGGCGGACGAGCTCTCGCAATGCCAGAAACTACAGGAAGGGGAACGGGTCGAAATCCGGGAGAAGGTAGAGGCGCTTGCTGGGGAGCTGGATCGAGCGTTGAAGAGCTAGGTCGAGCGCTGACGAGCATAGAAGAGCTAAGTGCGTGGGTAGACTGACCAGGACCGCGCCTCTCCAGTTGAATGATAAAAGTTTTAGGTCTTGCATCCCCTGCGGAGTACGTGATGGGTTTTCCAAGTGTAGAACCAACACTATTGCCTAGGGAGTCTTTCACCTGCGGCGCCTGTGCAAGCCCCGCCGGTTCGTCTAGTACGGCTGGAACGGGGAGCTAATGGCTCGTGGAGCGGACACCCACCTGAAGAGATTCAGGTTCTAAGACGGCTGCCCAAACGGCTCAGGCGGGGGATGCATTTCATTCTTGCGTAGCAGTGCTTCATCGGTAGCAGTGACTTCGAAGACCTAGACGACAAACTCCTGGCATACCCGCACCCCCCTGTTTCCTACAGGAGAGGGGTGTCCAAGTGGAAACGATCGCTTTGGTCGCGGCTGTGGTCGGGACCGCGGTGCTGGTGCTCATCGGTTGGTGGCTCTGGCTCCGCAGGGCGTCCACTTTGGTACTGCGCGAGGCTCAGGCCAAGGCCGACCGCATCGAGATGGATGCGGAGCGGCAGGCGGCCAACAAGCTGCGCGAGGTCGAGGTAGCGGCGAAGGAGAAGCTGCTCCAGGCCCGCACCGAATTCGAAAAGGTATCCCGGGAGCGGCGCGCCGAGCTGGAGGCCATGGAGCGCCGTCTCACCCAGCGCGAAGACAATCTGGACAAGCGGTCCGACGAGGCCGCCCAGCGGGAGAAGGATCTCGCCGCCCGCGAGCGGGAGTCCACCCAGCTGGAGCGCAGCCTGGAGAAGAACCAGACGCGCCTCGACCGGCTCATCGCCGAAGAGGAGGCGAAGCTGGAGCGCATCTCCGGTCTCACCGCCCAACAGGCTCGGGAAGAGCTGGTGCGGCTGGCGGAGGGGGACGCGCGCATCGAGTCCGCCCGCCTGATCAAGCGCATCGAGGACGAGGCGCGGGAAAACGCTCAAAAAGAAGCTCAGCGGATCATCGGCATCGCCGTCCAGCGGGCGGCGTCGGATTATGTCGCCGAGACCACGGTGTCGGTGGTGGTCTTGCCCAACGACGAGATGAAGGGACGCATCATCGGCCGCGAGGGGCGCAACATCCGCGCTCTGGAGATGGCCACCGGCGTCGATCTCATCGTCGATGACACCCCGGAGGCGGTGATCGTCTCCAACTTCGACCCGCTGCGCCGGGAGGTGGCCAAGGTGGCCCTGGACCGTCTGATCAGCGACGGCCGCATTCACCCGGCGCGCATCGAAGAGGTGGTGGAGAAGGTCAAGGCGGAGTTCGACGACCGCATCCGCCAGGAGGGCGAGGCCTCGCTGCTGGAGCTCAACATTTCCGGCGTCCATCCGGAGCTGGTCAAGCTCCTGGGGCGCTTGCGCTATCGCACCTCCTACGGTCAGAACGTCCTCAAGCACAGCAAGGAAGTGGCCTTCCTCGCCGGGGTGATGGCCTCGGAGCTCAAGGCCGACGTCCACGTCGCCCGCCGCGCCGGCTTGCTTCACGACATCGGCAAGGCGGTGGATCGGGAGATGGAAGGCTCCCATCTGGAGCTGGGTATCGAGCTGCTGCGCAAGTTCGGCGAGACCGAGGAAGTGATCCACGCCATGGCCTGCCACCACGGCGACTACGATCCGGAGACCGTGGAGGCGGTGCTGGTCACCGCTTCCGACGCCCTCTCCGCCGCCCGCCCCGGAGCCCGCCGCGAGATTCTGGAGACCTACGTCAAGCGGTTGGAGAACCTGGAGCAGATCGCCGCCGGCTTCCGCGGGGT
Proteins encoded:
- the pheT gene encoding phenylalanine--tRNA ligase subunit beta, whose protein sequence is MKLSRDWIASYVDLPSSVEEVADRLTAAGHAVEGIEEVPGVESPSSESTDWVLDIDITTNRPDCMNHFGMARELSVLFDRPLELPPADFDPSGDEAAEDVVSIHIDAPDLCHRFAARVVRGVKIGPSPNWLQRRLEAIGLRPINNVVDITNFVLWELGQPLHAYDLAKLQGATVRAREARAGETLTTLDGEKRKLEAGMLVIADAEEAIGLGGVMGGLDSEVTEETVDVLLEGAFFDPVSVRRTSGALGMHTDASHRFERGADIGMPPRAVDRAAALVAGLAGGTVLPGAIDVFPNRPESQVIDLHLRRLNRFAGVELAAEDVERWLTGLGFDLEAFPSDDDLAAWRVTVPTWRRRDVELPADLYEEVVRVYGYDNIPATLPAIHGADGHTSDAHRRGWALRRRLAACGFNEAITFAFHGAEEDALLPGLLAEHPALELANPLSELYRVMRRSLLPNLLASARFNQRRGAAAVQLFEIGHVFARAQHSDGADGEEPIVEFETVALVAGGEVGGPWDRSRELDFFDLKGVVEQLSVDVEQSLEARPAQLSGLAPGTTAELWAGDRRAGYLGLVLGDDDVYPLFAAELRTDLLAARPQPIIEVPSRFPGVRADLTLTHSVDIPWADLAAAIRAAAPEHLVDFGLQDRYQGEGVPDGAVNTTIYFLYSSVEGTLTQEEVNERQGGLAQELERRFSWKG
- the rny gene encoding ribonuclease Y, with the translated sequence METIALVAAVVGTAVLVLIGWWLWLRRASTLVLREAQAKADRIEMDAERQAANKLREVEVAAKEKLLQARTEFEKVSRERRAELEAMERRLTQREDNLDKRSDEAAQREKDLAARERESTQLERSLEKNQTRLDRLIAEEEAKLERISGLTAQQAREELVRLAEGDARIESARLIKRIEDEARENAQKEAQRIIGIAVQRAASDYVAETTVSVVVLPNDEMKGRIIGREGRNIRALEMATGVDLIVDDTPEAVIVSNFDPLRREVAKVALDRLISDGRIHPARIEEVVEKVKAEFDDRIRQEGEASLLELNISGVHPELVKLLGRLRYRTSYGQNVLKHSKEVAFLAGVMASELKADVHVARRAGLLHDIGKAVDREMEGSHLELGIELLRKFGETEEVIHAMACHHGDYDPETVEAVLVTASDALSAARPGARREILETYVKRLENLEQIAAGFRGVQKTYAIQAGREIRIIVDSERLGDEEALWLSKDIAKKIEGELTYPGQIKVTVIRETRAVEYAR
- a CDS encoding cell division protein ZapA, which encodes MPAKGTTTAVEIFGSVYYVRGDNDSDSLRELAGIVDRQMRQIAEQVATVDTAKIAILTALNLADELSQCQKLQEGERVEIREKVEALAGELDRALKS
- the thrS gene encoding threonine--tRNA ligase is translated as MTTASATGSIDLTLPNGDVRTVGRGTTPLEVATAIGPGLAKAAIGAELDGQAVDLRQPLEESGPFRLFTSRDEESGAFIRHSAEHVLADAVKRLWPEVEIDVGRVDHSEKFQYDFRFPRAFTPEDLERIEEKMREILKENATFQRREVSREEARQLFEEMGEHLKVERLADIPEDATITVYQHGEFLDLCRGPHVQKVSQIGAVKLLEASGVYYRGDEANEMLQRIYGTAFGSKKEMAEYLERVEEAKARDHRRLGQELDLFSFNPMAPATPFFHPRGTVLYNQLVDLVRDTYEVNGYGEVVTPQILDVELWKTSGHYDNYRENMYFTEVDERQYAVKPMNCPTHCLIYGTRLRSYRDLPVRYADFGRLHRYERSGVTSGLLRVRSFCQDDAHVFCTEEQIQEEVTAVVEQILAIYRALSFDDVIIEVSTRPEKAIGEKATWDHAESALKGALESLNIDYVVNEGDGAFYGPKIDFQVHDAIGRSWQLGTVQLDYQLPERFELEYVGADGETHRPVMIHRAMLGSLERFIGVLIEHTVGAFPLWLAPVQAVILPVSEKFLDYGAEVRDQLRAAGLRAELDERNEKLGFKIREAQLLKVPYMLVVGAREQEAGEVAVRPRSGDDLGAMKVLELVERARGLVAERSQGL
- the zapB gene encoding cell division protein ZapB, whose product is MDLDWLSGLEDRIHQATEELRRLRQENSRLNARVEELEAELEDAGGDSGAEAWRQERDEIRQRVERLAEGLEELLEDDDADEDESAEDDDD
- the rpmI gene encoding 50S ribosomal protein L35, producing the protein MPKRKTHRGAAKRFKLSAKGKVMRNHSMRSHILTKKSTKRKRKLRRNTEVEGKFADNIKEMIHT
- the pheS gene encoding phenylalanine--tRNA ligase subunit alpha, giving the protein MAGGDQLAELTEQFDSQASSVADREAWESLRLEWVGKKQGRLRSLMGRMKDLAPEERRDYGQGVNRLKQHVEARLEELDEELRQRELERELSAAAVDVTLPGRRTTLGTLHPVSLVAQEMEEIFAELGYSVAEGPEIEDDFHNFEALNFPHDHPARDTQDTLFLDGQYGDPKARGGAGRLLRTHTSPVQIRTMLSRKPPIRVICPGRVFRHDNDLRHSPMFHQVECLAVDEGITIGDLKGTLEAFIQRLFSADTGVRLRPSFFPFTEPSAEVDITCPFCEGSGCQVCSQTGWMEILGSGMVDPRVLSACGIDPERYSGFAFGLGIDRVAMIRYGIPNIRMLFDNDLRLLQQIRG
- the rplT gene encoding 50S ribosomal protein L20 encodes the protein MARVKRGNKRSRKRKRVLKLAKGYYGNKSKNYRIAKQAVDRALSFAYRDRRQRKRVMRSLWVVRINAAARLNGLSYSRLINGLKLAGCEINRKIMADLAVRDAAAFGELAGVAKQALEQRSAAAEG